A window of the Dictyostelium discoideum AX4 chromosome 4 chromosome, whole genome shotgun sequence genome harbors these coding sequences:
- the gtr3 gene encoding hypothetical protein: MKKDIILVLLIVLHLFFFVSIFAISPNSEIKPQTIDTQSSTLTTSSTTTTTTSSPTTTPLDIKQQQLKQNIIDSNNNNKIKEEEKEKSKNVYVTFADNAEYLKGIVALRMSMINTKCNYGLIVFVTKQVEQQDREPLQLLDCDVREIEMVDIPKEVSVQIDRWRPAFTKFRAWQLVEYERVIWLDSDMLLLKSLDHLFDLVDIGNPKLLYAAIDADANSCVFNSDRLKLINSGIMLLSPSIDVYNLLIDGMVVVSKLPNQSTVNDQDVINTTLPHWRSLSYPEYGVQITHCECTSEPRLWNFTNTYFLHFTAGLKELPKPWSLLKKSQNEAKDIFKQMPTCIEQIYLNWINTYKEALDFIENKLNLVNLVK; the protein is encoded by the coding sequence atgaaaaaagatattattttagtacttttaatagtattacatttattcttttttgtttCAATATTCGCAATTTCACCAAATTCAGAGATAAAACCACAAACAATAGACACCCAATCTTCAACTTTAACAACTTCctctacaacaacaacaacaacctcttcaccaacaacaacccCATTGGAcataaaacaacaacaattaaaacaaaatattatagatagtaataataataataagattaaagaagaagaaaaagaaaaatcaaagaatGTTTATGTTACATTTGCAGATAATGCAGAATATTTAAAAGGTATAGTAGCATTAAGAATGTCAATGATAAATACAAAGTGCAATTATGGATTGATTGTATTTGTCACTAAACAAGTTGAACAACAAGATAGGGAACCATTACAATTGTTAGATTGTGATGTTAGAGAGATTGAAATGGTTGATATACCAAAAGAAGTGAGTGTCCAAATCGACAGATGGAGACCTGCTTTCACAAAGTTCAGAGCATGGCAATTGGTGGAGTATGAGCGTGTCATTTGGCTAGATTCCgatatgttgttgttgaaatcGTTGGATCACTTATTCGATTTGGTTGATATCGGCAACCCGAAATTACTATATGCTGCAATTGACGCAGATGCGAATAGTTGTGTGTTCAATAGCGACcgtttgaaattaataaattcagGTATAATGCTATTGTCACCATCGATTGATGTTTATAATCTGTTGATTGATGGAATGGTGGTAGTTAGTAAACTACCAAACCAGAGCACTGTAAACGACCAAGATGTGATCAATACCACTTTGCCACACTGGAGATCCTTGTCATATCCAGAGTATGGCGTTCAAATAACACATTGTGAATGCACGAGTGAGCCAAGACTTTGGAATTTTACAAATACTTATTTCTTACATTTCACTGCCGGTCTAAAAGAATTACCAAAACCATGGTCACTACTAAAGAAATCTCAAAATGAAGCTAAAGATATCTTTAAACAAATGCCAACTTGTATTgaacaaatttatttaaattggatTAATACATATAAAGAAGCTTTagattttattgaaaataaattaaatttagttaatttagtaaaataa
- the rbrA gene encoding C3HC4-type zinc finger-containing protein codes for MTDDEMYEDYDVDDDSAEESGNESLDDTEYDDAATQEFDFDENQPQRSLGKLTRQKSFEVLNKDDLFSESHKIIKEVKDVLSIPSEAAVSTLLRHMKWNKEKLIERYMENPEKLCIDAGVPNVMKLNATIVEKSGNVSCLICLEDYPPTQTFALICNHRYCLPCYKNYLEIKVSEGPECIYTPCPAPKCKVIVHQDAFKQIVSPEVFERFNNFILKSYVDDNPQVKWCPAPGCIYSIRCDRKERKEAVNCKCGFQYCFNCNDYEIGDHMPCPCSQVDKWLQKASDESENVTWMLANTKKCPECRSPIEKNGGCMHMTCRKNAGGCGFEFCWLCRGPWTEHGSTTGGYYNCNKYDKSKAKEDDDKAHDAKTELEAYMFYYHRYESHRNAMKIADEQRRNAHLKEQQILSKFDVRSADTKFLMEATEQLLKNRRVLQYSYVYGYYLDKKSQERNLFEYLQEDLEKHTNLLSTQYEQSLDKLEDYQAFIKWKEQVTNYTRITKKFLDNFVDGVAGGLVNTQIN; via the exons ATGACAGACGATGAAATGTATGAAGATTATGATGTAGATGATGATTCAGCCGAAGAGTCAGGAAACGAATCATTAGATGATACAGAATATGATGATGCAGCAACCCAAGagtttgattttgatgaaaACCAACCACAAAGATCTCTAGGTAAATTAACAAGACAAAAGAGTTTtgaagttttaaataaagatgatCTTTTCTCAGAATCtcataaaattataaaagaaGTTAAAGATGTTTTAAGTATTCCATCTGAAGCTGCTGTTTCAACTTTATTAAGACATATGAa atggaataaagaaaaattaattgaaagatATATGGAAAATCCAGAGAAATTATGTATAGATGCAGGTGTACCAAATgttatgaaattaaatgCAACAATTGTAGAAAAGAGTGGAAATGTTTCATGTTTAATTTGTTTAGAAGATTACCCACCAACACAAACATTTGCATTAATTTGTAATCATCGTTATTGTTTACCATGttataaaaactatttagAGATAAAAGTTAGTGAAGGACCTGAATGTATTTATACACCATGTCCAGCACCAAAATGTAAAGTAATCGTACATCAAGATGCATTCAAACAAATTGTATCACCAGAAGTGTTTGAACGTTTCAATAACTTTATTTTGAAATCATATGTAGATGATAATCCACAAGTTAAATGGTGTCCAGCTCCTGGTTGTATATATTCTATTAGATGCGATCGTAAAGAACGTAAAGAAGCAGTTAATTGTAAATGTGGTTTCCAATATTGTTTCAATTGTAATGATTATGAAATTGGTGATCATATGCCATGTCCATGTAGTCAAGTTGACAAATGGCTTCAAAAAGCTTCTGATGAATCTGAAAATGTAACTTGGATGTTAGCAAATACTAAAAAATGTCCAGAATGTCGTAGTCCAATTGAAAAGAATG gTGGTTGTATGCATATGACATGTAGAAAGAATGCAGGTGGTTGTGGATTTGAATTTTGTTGGCTATGTCGTGGTCCATGGACTGAACATGGTTCAACCACTGGTGGTTATTACAATTGTAACAAATATGATAAATCAAAAGccaaagaagatgatgataaagcACATGATGCTAAAACTGAATTAGAGGCATATATGTTTTACTACCACAGATATGAATCACATAGAAACGCTATGAAGATCGCCGATGAACAAAGAAGGAACGCACATCTTAAGGAACAACAAATCTTAAGTAAATTCGATGTTAGATCGGCTGATACCAAATTCCTTATGGAGGCAACTGAACAGTTATTAAAGAATCGTCGTGTATTACAATACTCCTATGTCTATGGTTACTATTTGGATAAAAAATCTCAAGAACGTAATCTTTTCGAATACCTTCAAGAAGATCTCGAAAAACATACCAATCTTTTATCAACTCAATATGAACAAAGTTTAGATAAATTGGAAGATTATCAAGCATTTATAAAATGGAAAGAACAAGTTACAAATTATACTAGAATCACTAAAAAGTTTTTGGATAATtttgttgatggtgttgcTGGTGGTTTAGTTAATActcaaattaattaa